In Novosphingobium resinovorum, the following are encoded in one genomic region:
- a CDS encoding flavin reductase family protein: protein MEFDFSKVSGPDRYKLMGSSITPRPIAWVTTVSGAGLRNAAPYSFFNMMSAEPPLIVLGMMRRPDGTHKDSAANILETGEFVVNLVSEADSAAMNFTCIDGPPEFDELAAAGIPTLPSSVIGAPRIATAPVAMECRLYEAVETEKTTIALGEVLRFHIDDAFIDAEKLHVDTLAMNLVARVHGAGWYARTTDLFQMTRPTFAQWNAEKAES, encoded by the coding sequence GTGGAATTCGATTTCTCCAAAGTGTCCGGCCCCGATCGCTACAAGCTGATGGGCTCCAGCATCACCCCGCGCCCGATCGCGTGGGTGACGACGGTGTCGGGCGCGGGGCTGCGTAATGCCGCGCCCTACAGCTTCTTCAACATGATGAGCGCCGAGCCGCCGCTGATCGTGCTGGGCATGATGCGCCGCCCCGACGGCACGCACAAGGACAGCGCCGCCAACATCCTCGAAACCGGGGAGTTCGTGGTGAACCTCGTCTCCGAGGCCGACAGTGCGGCGATGAACTTCACTTGCATCGATGGCCCGCCCGAATTCGACGAACTGGCGGCAGCGGGTATCCCGACCCTGCCCTCCAGCGTGATCGGCGCCCCGCGCATCGCGACCGCGCCGGTGGCGATGGAGTGCCGTCTCTACGAGGCCGTCGAAACGGAGAAGACCACCATCGCGCTGGGCGAAGTGCTGCGCTTCCACATCGACGACGCCTTCATCGATGCCGAGAAGCTGCATGTCGATACGCTGGCGATGAACCTCGTCGCGCGCGTTCACGGCGCGGGCTGGTATGCGCGCACCACGGACCTGTTCCAGATGACCCGCCCCACCTTCGCGCAGTGGAACGCGGAGAAGGCCGAGTCCTGA
- a CDS encoding Gfo/Idh/MocA family protein → MNVSVRKPLRVAILGAGMIGEIHRRAALLAGVELVGVMASSRARSAEAAAQWGTLAIGSLEELAGLGLDIVHVCSPNSLHATHVEAALAAGAHVICEKPLAVDTEEALHLHTLAAEAGRIATVPFVYRFHPLVREIRARREAGEFGAWQLLHGSYLQDWLLSPNATSWRVDASKGGRSRAFADIGSHWCDLMEFVTGERIASVMAAMTITVPERPAVSQASFSGGAATGPLVKVDTEDAATILFRTASGVLGSAVISQVSAGRKNRLWFEFDGAHKSAVFDQENPETVWLGTEDSAETLFRSPGAGAADARRLSSLPPGHAQGYAQCFENFVADTYAAVRGEAPAGLPTFADGLRSARIIDAVIRSADTNAWVDVPAA, encoded by the coding sequence TTGAACGTTTCCGTCCGCAAGCCCTTGCGTGTCGCGATCCTGGGTGCCGGAATGATCGGCGAGATTCACCGCCGCGCGGCGCTGCTGGCTGGTGTCGAACTGGTCGGCGTCATGGCGTCCTCTCGCGCACGGTCCGCGGAAGCGGCGGCGCAGTGGGGCACGCTGGCCATCGGCTCGCTGGAGGAACTGGCGGGGCTCGGCCTCGATATCGTCCACGTCTGCAGCCCCAACAGCCTGCACGCCACGCATGTCGAGGCGGCGCTGGCGGCCGGTGCCCACGTGATCTGCGAGAAGCCGCTCGCCGTCGACACCGAAGAGGCGCTGCATCTCCACACCCTCGCGGCCGAAGCGGGCAGGATCGCCACCGTGCCCTTCGTCTACCGTTTCCATCCGCTGGTGCGCGAAATTCGCGCGCGGCGCGAGGCGGGCGAGTTCGGCGCGTGGCAATTGCTGCACGGCAGCTATCTGCAGGACTGGCTGCTCTCGCCGAACGCGACCAGCTGGCGTGTCGATGCATCGAAGGGCGGGCGCAGCCGGGCCTTCGCCGACATCGGCTCGCACTGGTGCGACCTCATGGAATTCGTGACCGGCGAGCGCATCGCCTCGGTCATGGCGGCGATGACGATCACCGTGCCGGAGCGTCCCGCAGTGTCGCAGGCCAGTTTCTCGGGCGGGGCGGCCACCGGGCCGCTGGTGAAGGTCGATACCGAGGACGCCGCGACCATCCTGTTCCGCACGGCGTCCGGCGTGCTGGGCAGCGCCGTGATCTCGCAGGTCTCGGCGGGGCGCAAGAACCGCCTGTGGTTCGAGTTCGACGGCGCGCACAAGTCCGCCGTCTTCGATCAGGAGAACCCCGAGACGGTCTGGCTCGGTACCGAGGATTCAGCCGAAACACTGTTCCGTAGTCCGGGCGCGGGCGCGGCCGACGCGCGCCGTCTTTCCAGCCTGCCGCCGGGCCATGCGCAGGGTTATGCTCAGTGCTTCGAGAACTTCGTTGCGGACACGTACGCTGCCGTGCGCGGGGAGGCACCTGCCGGCCTGCCGACGTTCGCCGACGGTCTGCGCTCGGCCCGCATCATCGACGCAGTGATCCGGTCGGCGGACACCAATGCCTGGGTCGACGTGCCCGCCGCCTGA